From the Yoonia rosea genome, the window GTTGCCGCGCAAAAGCTAGAGGGCACACAGACATGTGACCTTTCGTTGCAAAACGCGCTATGTGTGATGTGGGCGCCTTATGCGCCGCGCCAGATCCAGCCGCCACCCAGCACCCGTGTGCTATCAGGGTCATAGAACACGCAGGCCTGCCCGGGCGAGACCCCTTGCTCGGCGACCAGCAATTCAACCTCGGCTTCCGTCTCGGAGATCGGGCGCAATACAGCATCCGTTGGCGGACGGGTGGAGCGCACGCGCACCGCGATCGGGCGCTCGCCCATATCCGTCAGGTTACCGCCGCCGATCCAGTTGATTTCGCGGATCGGCACGCGGCGGGTGGCCAGAAGGTCTTTGGGTCCCACAACGACCTGCTTTTTGTCGACATCAAGTTTGACGACATAGAGCGGATCAGCCAGCCCGCCGATCCCCAGACCACGCCGCTGGCCGATGGTGTAGTGTATGACACCCTTATGGGTGCCCAGCACGCGGCCTTCGGTGTCCACAATGTCACCCGGCGCCGCAGCACCGGGGCGCAGTTTCTCGATCACCGCCGCGTAATCACCATTGGGCACAAAGCAGATATCCTGACTGTCGGGTTTATCCGCCACGCTCAGCCCGTATTTGCCCGCCAGCGCGCGGGTTTCTTCTTTGGATGCATGATGGCCCAGCGGGAAGCGCAGGTAATCCAGCTGCTCTTGCGTGGTGGAAAAAAGGAAATAGCTCTGGTCCTTGGTCGGATCCGCGGCGGAATGAAGCTCGGCCCCTTCAGCGCCCATTTTGCGCTGGATATAATGACCGGTCGCCATGCAATCGGCGTCAAGGTCCTTTGCGGTTTCCAACAGGTCCTTGAATTTCACCCGTTCGTTGCAGCGAATGCAGGGCACGGGGGTGGCACCGCCCAGATAGCTATCGGCGAATTCGTCCATCACCGCTTCGCGGAAGGTATTCTCGTAATCCAGCACGTAATGCGGGAAACCCATTTCTTCGGCCACACGGCGTGCGTCATGGATATCGCGGCCCGCACAGCACGCACCCTTTTTGGCCAAGGCCGCGCCATGGTCATAAAGTTGCAGGGTCACACCCACCACATCATAGCCCTCTTCGGCCAGTTTGGCGGCCACGACAGAGCTGTCGACGCCGCCGGACATGGCAACAACCACGCGCGTCTGTGCGGGCGGCTTGGCAAAGCCGAGCGAATTAAGCGGCGAATCAAGTGACATAGGGTGTTCCGGAAGCTTCGTTTACAGAGATAAATATAGGAAAATGCGATACACTCTCAAGGCCCCCCTATACCACTCATTAAACCCTTCACCGGATATTTACCCCCGGAGTGACACAAAGGGGTGCAAATATGTACTTACGTAAGATTGAAGGACCAAGATCAGTGACCTTGTCTGATGGAACAATCATGACGCGGGCGGACCTGCCCAGTCAGAAAACAAGACGCTGGGTTGCGTCACGCAAGGCCGCGGTTGTGCGGGCCGTCGGCGGGGGGCTGATCACACGGAAAGAAGCGTTGGAAACTTACGCGCTTTCAGAAGACGAGTTTTCAGAGTGGGAGAAGGCGGTGGATCAGCACGGCGAAGCGGCGTTGAAGGCCACAGCATTACAACGCTATAGACAACTATAGGTTGTTTTTGGTAAAGGTACGTTGGGGGTAACGGCTAATTAACCTTTATTGGTTTAATTGAAGGCTACCGAACTCATAGCGGAGAACTGCCATGCGAGTATTGCTGGTTGAAGACGACCCCACAACGTCCAAAAGCATCGAGCTGATGCTGACCCACGCCAATCTGAATGTGTACGCAACAGATATGGGGGAGGAAGGGATCGATCTTGCAAAGCTTTATGATTATGACCTGATTCTTCTGGACATCAATCTGCCCGACATGAACGGGCACGAGGTTTTGCGCCAGCTTCGGTTGAGCCGTATTGATACGCCTATATTGATCCTTTCAGGGGACGATGGGACAGAAAGCAAGCTAAAAGGCTTTGGTTTTGGGGCAGATGACTATCTGACCAAACCCTTCCACCGCGAAGAACTCGTGGCGCGTATTCATGCAATTATCCGGCGGTCCAAAGGACACGCGCAATCCATCATCAAAACAGGGCAGATTGCCGTAAACCTTGATGCCAAAACGGTTGAGGTCGAAGGCAGCACCGTGCATCTGACGGGCAAGGAATACCAGATGCTTGAACTCTTGAGCCTGCGGAAGGGCACAACCCTGACGAAAGAGATGTTTCTCAATCACCTCTATGGCGGCATGGATGAGCCCGAACTCAAGATTATTGATGTGTTCATCTGCAAACTGCGCAAAAAGCTGAGCGAGGCCACCAACGGTGACAATTATATCGAAACGGTTTGGGGGCGGGGCTATGTCCTGCGTGATCCGGACCCTGTGACATCCCATGCACCGATAGCAATCGGGGCCTAAGACGCGCACCTTTCATGCTTTCTGACTGCGGGCATCCGGCA encodes:
- the sciP gene encoding CtrA inhibitor SciP, which codes for MYLRKIEGPRSVTLSDGTIMTRADLPSQKTRRWVASRKAAVVRAVGGGLITRKEALETYALSEDEFSEWEKAVDQHGEAALKATALQRYRQL
- the mnmA gene encoding tRNA 2-thiouridine(34) synthase MnmA produces the protein MSLDSPLNSLGFAKPPAQTRVVVAMSGGVDSSVVAAKLAEEGYDVVGVTLQLYDHGAALAKKGACCAGRDIHDARRVAEEMGFPHYVLDYENTFREAVMDEFADSYLGGATPVPCIRCNERVKFKDLLETAKDLDADCMATGHYIQRKMGAEGAELHSAADPTKDQSYFLFSTTQEQLDYLRFPLGHHASKEETRALAGKYGLSVADKPDSQDICFVPNGDYAAVIEKLRPGAAAPGDIVDTEGRVLGTHKGVIHYTIGQRRGLGIGGLADPLYVVKLDVDKKQVVVGPKDLLATRRVPIREINWIGGGNLTDMGERPIAVRVRSTRPPTDAVLRPISETEAEVELLVAEQGVSPGQACVFYDPDSTRVLGGGWIWRGA
- the ctrA gene encoding response regulator transcription factor CtrA, with the protein product MRVLLVEDDPTTSKSIELMLTHANLNVYATDMGEEGIDLAKLYDYDLILLDINLPDMNGHEVLRQLRLSRIDTPILILSGDDGTESKLKGFGFGADDYLTKPFHREELVARIHAIIRRSKGHAQSIIKTGQIAVNLDAKTVEVEGSTVHLTGKEYQMLELLSLRKGTTLTKEMFLNHLYGGMDEPELKIIDVFICKLRKKLSEATNGDNYIETVWGRGYVLRDPDPVTSHAPIAIGA